GTACGGCCAAACCAATATTGGTGGTAAAGGCGGAACTCGTATTCCTATTGCGGGCATTGCAGGTGACCAACAAGCGGCCTTATATGGGCAGATGTGTGTCGAAGCCGGTCAGGCAAAGAATACCTATGGCACGGGCTGCTTCTTGTTGATGAATACTGGGCAAGAAAAAGTCACCTCCACGAATGGCCTGTTAACGACGTTAGCGTGTGGGCCAAAAGGTGAACCGGCTTATGCGTTAGAAGGAGCTGTGTTTATGGGAGGCGCTTCCATTCAATGGCTGCGTGATGAAATGAAGTTGCTCGATGATGCGCACGATTCTGAGTATTTTGCGACTAAAGTGGATACATCGAATGGTGTGTATGTGGTGCCAGCGTTTACCGGACTAGGCGCTCCCTACTGGGATGCCTATGCACGTGGAACCATTGTTGGCCTTACGCGTGGTGTTAACTCGAATCATATTATTCGTGCGACATTAGAAAGCATTGCCTACCAAACTCGTGACGTGTTGGATGCGATGCAAGCAGATTCCGACATTAAGCTTGCAGCCTTACGAGTAGACGGTGGCGCGGTTGCCAATAACTTCTTAATGCAGTTCCAATCAGATGTGTTGGATACCGAGGTACACCGACCTAAAGTAACGGAAGTAACCGCACTGGGCGCAGCTTACCTAGCGGGTATTGCTGTGGGGTACTGGGATAGCTTGGAAGAGCTGCAAGGCAAAGCAGAAATTGATCGAAGTTTCGTTCCGAACAGTGACAAATCTAAGCGAGAGCAGCGTTACACGGGGTGGAAGCGAGCAGTACGATGTGCTCAAGTTTGGGCTGAAATGAAAGACGAGTAGTGTTTCATGCTAGGTTTAAGCCTAAATTGTCATAGGTTTGATTAACCTAAAACAAAAAAGCGGAAGGTATACCTTCCGCTTTGTTATTTACCAGTCAAATTGTTTGATTAATGTTCAATTAATGCTTGAGTCGCCATTGGCAAACAGTGATAATAGCGCTGGTCAAAAATCAACCGGAGAATTCCCATGAACCCAACGTTAGATAACCTAACTTACCGTACTGCTGTTACTTTTCGTGAGCTCGCAGTCTATGGCTTGCCAATTTTATTAACGGCTATCGCAATCATTTTTTACTAATCACGTTATCAGCTTCA
This DNA window, taken from Vibrio tapetis subsp. tapetis, encodes the following:
- the glpK gene encoding glycerol kinase GlpK → MTEQKYMVALDQGTTSSRAVVLDHDANIVSVSQREFTQIYPQAGWVEHDPMEIYATQSSTLVEALGKAGISSDQVAGIGITNQRETTIVWNKDTGKPIYNAIVWQCRRTASICEELKAEGLEEYVRENTGLVLDPYFSGTKVKWILDNVEGAREDAAAGKLLFGTVDTWLVWKMTQGRVHVTDYTNASRTMLFNINTLQWDEKLLKALDIPLAMMPEVKRSSEVYGQTNIGGKGGTRIPIAGIAGDQQAALYGQMCVEAGQAKNTYGTGCFLLMNTGQEKVTSTNGLLTTLACGPKGEPAYALEGAVFMGGASIQWLRDEMKLLDDAHDSEYFATKVDTSNGVYVVPAFTGLGAPYWDAYARGTIVGLTRGVNSNHIIRATLESIAYQTRDVLDAMQADSDIKLAALRVDGGAVANNFLMQFQSDVLDTEVHRPKVTEVTALGAAYLAGIAVGYWDSLEELQGKAEIDRSFVPNSDKSKREQRYTGWKRAVRCAQVWAEMKDE